Proteins co-encoded in one Pseudochaenichthys georgianus chromosome 22, fPseGeo1.2, whole genome shotgun sequence genomic window:
- the LOC117468040 gene encoding uncharacterized protein — MSYTANYSYQYVSVQRIKKALLWLQAYNPYYADILFNTEWLNRYEQDVNQQPPDEHTQPEEACVDEEPSHDRQTHGMFMDTCLQPVDLGQEILDRYYDTTLNIAPAEGNNPVALLTDKTNEAKSFPILFPQGGPTFHDFRNHRVTLASYFKSRIMHADGRFAHNVDYIFYAQYMTEVQMVSSSISIALRKGHFGTSPGTITGAMLNNTDTLKNILQTNDGYRFLRPIRGTPALWAGAQKDVFAMVRQLGLPTFFCSFSAADMRWENLLISMMRQEGRCDNVADLDWSDKCGLLRRNPVTAARMFDKRWRTFLKQVIQSPSQPIGKVVDFFYRVEFQQRGSPHIHAIFWIANSPQVDRDSDEEVVLFVDKYISCSLPEGDDSLQEQVSTLQTHSKKHSKSCRKKRTVCRFNFPRPPSDRSFVSRGRNTDDLCSPQDTTINHMTKDAACKLMTKVKDTVTDVRETFTTVSQLYDKLGMTQQLLETAFACVAGKTQVVLRRQPADVWVNPYNKHLLSAWNANMDIQFVVNAYACIVYIISYIAKAEREMGLILSAAHREATQEGNTDAKQAMRKMGRVYLHNRDVCAQEAVYRLLQMPLKGCSRATVYIPTGEHATRISRPMATLKRMANSQTLTNDNMWITSPVDRYAARPSEPLFHQMCLATFLSEYRVLSNSESPREKIQLGQGLGFIQKRQPARTAVVRYVRFSNDTQPEKYFQNILQLFLPYRVADDLKPPGCPTYEEFYRHGHWLLDGQPHSVKDTVDVNRQTFEKECQDITHSDNDIVNQDILEDAWCQMCPDQCLEDLECDEEMRLRVKTVDEDTDDNPDIPDSGAQGSRFEAHANSMCRPDALNLLRSLNVQQRDIFYHLLPSQTLVPCQSQWPTPFHVFITGGAGTGKTHLIKAIQYEATRLLSQVASSPDKVTVLLTAPTGIAAYSIQATTIHSTLSIGMNVKLPYMPLGEAKLSTLRTELNDLQILVIDEISMVSHNLLAYIHGRLRQIMQPGDHSPFGNVCVIAVGDFFQLSPVQAKALYLEAPLCDLWNGNFSIAQLTTIVRQQDIVFAEMLNRLRTRLKTTALHPSDIALLKNCETGLASSALHIFPTNAQVNAHNIIQLGATCPDHLCVQALDYEKNPKTKLMQLKQGHFKHVYQSILPESLDIGHGARVMLIKNIDVSDGLVNRVCGEVMNIVMNDSKTSDNTVFVKFDSDKVGSHRRTRSPKSPAHISATPIHMEEERFGGKGQLRKQFPLKLAWACTVHKVQGLTVDQAVISLKGVFAPGQSYVALSCVSSLLGLTLQDFKDSAIYCKPNIQDSLAGMASFVPISTTPTQNTLSFSIFSMNVQSLPSHLPDLTLAVQPFPYSCVAVTETWLPHTVTPDTTRIPNYTFHSMPRCKAYNTPDPVLAAYKDQQGGGVGIYCRDHLYYTKLDLPNLNIECIACHFTEDNFIVAVVYRPPNYPMTQFKTNMPQLTNALNATSNNIVMLGDFNQDLLKSTSMSTFMTTLGYSQLVSEPTTEKGTLIDHVYLTNTSPYLGETTVKPMYFSTHEAVQCLLRKRS, encoded by the exons ATGTCATACACGGCTAATTACAGCTACCAATACGTCAGTGTCCAGCGTATCAAAAAAGCCTTGCTGTGGTTACAAGCGTACAACCCTTATTACGCTGACATACTCTTCAACACCGAATGGTTAAATCGCTATGAGCAAGACGTCAACCAGCAGCCTCCTGACGAACACACACAGCCAGAAGAGGCATGTGTTGACGAGGAACCATCACATGACCGCCAAACACATGGCATGTTCATGGACACATGTCTCCAACCTGTGGATCTAGGACAGGAAATCTTAGACCGTTA ttATGACACAACCCTGAACATTGCTCCTGCTGAAGGTAACAATCCTGTTGCCCTTCTTACAGACAAAACCAACGAGGCCAAAAGTTTCCCCATCCTTTTCCCACAGGGTGGTCCAACCTTCCATGATTTCCGGAACCACAGGGTGACCTTGGCCAGTTACTTTAAAAGTCGCATTATGCATGCCGACGGTCGGTTTGCACATAATGTTGATTACATCTTCTACGCTCAGTACATGACTGAAGTACAGATGGTCTCTTCAAGTATCTCCATCGCTTTACGTAAAGGACATTTCGGGACATCACCAGGTACGATTACAGGGGCCATGCTAAACAACACTGACACTCTGAAAAACATACTTCAAACCAATGACGGCTACAGATTCCTGCGGCCCATTCGTGGCACACCTGCTCTTTGGGCTGGAGCCCAAAAGGATGTGTTTGCCATGGTCAGGCAGCTTGGATTGCCCACTTTCTTCTGCTCCTTCTCTGCTGCTGACATGCGGTGGGAGAATTTGCTTATCAGCATGATGCGTCAAGAAGGACGATGTGACAATGTCGCCGATTTAGACTGGAGTGACAAATGCGGTCTTTTGCGTCGCAATCCTGTCACTGCAGCACGCATGTTTGATAAAAGATGGCGGACCTTTCTAAAACAGGTCATACAATCACCAAGCCAACCAATAGGAAAGGTGGTAGACTTCTTCTATCGTGTGgagttccagcagagagggaGTCCTCATATTCATGCCATTTTCTGGATTGCCAACAGCCCACAAGTGGATCGCgacagtgatgaggaggtggtaCTGTTTGTTGACAAATACATTTCATGCTCACTTCCAGAAGGTGATGACAGTCTTCAGGAACAGGTATCAACCCTCCAAACGCATAGCAAAAAGCATTCCAAGTCCTGTCGAAAGAAACGCACTGTATGTCGCTTCAATTTCCCACGGCCGCCAAGTGACAGGTCCTTTGTTTCCAGAGGACGGAATACTGACGACTTGTGCTCGCCCCAGGACACCACCATCAACCACATGACCAAAGACGCAGCATGTAAACTCATGACCAAGGTCAAAGACACAGTCACTGATGTCAGGGAGACTTTCACTACTGTGTCACAGCTGTATGACAAACTCGGCATGACCCAACAGCTGTTGGAAACTGCTTTTGCCTGCGTTGCTGGCAAAACACAAGTTGTCCTTAGGCGCCAACCCGCAGACGTATGGGTGAATCCTTACAACAAGCACTTACTTTCAGCATGGAATGCTAACATGGACATCCAGTTTGTTGTCAATGCATATGCTTGCATTGTCTACATCATTTCATACATTGCTAAAGCTGAGCGCGAAATGGGCTTAATTCTCAGCGCCGCTCACCGTGAAGCAACACAGGAGGGCAACACAGATGCCAAGCAGGCCATGCGCAAGATGGGACGTGTGTATTTGCATAATCGAGATGTGTGCGCACAGGAAGCCGTGTACAGACTGCTCCAGATGCCTTTAAAAGGATGCTCGCGTGCCACCGTGTACATTCCCACAGGAGAACACGCCACGCGCATCAGCCGGCCTATGGCCACACTGAAACGCATGGCCAATTCACAGACGCTCACTAACGACAACATGTGGATAACCAGTCCTGTGGACCGATATGCAGCCAGACCAAGCGAACCCCTTTTCCATCAAATGTGTTTGGCTACCTTTCTGTCAGAATACAGAGTTCTGTCTAACAGCGAGAGCCCTCGGGAGAAAATCCAACTAGGCCAGGGACTTGGATTTATCCAGAAAAGGCAACCGGCACGCACTGCCGTGGTGCGCTATGTGCGGTTCTCAAATGACACGCAGCCGGAAAAGTACTTCCAAAACATTTTGCAGCTGTTCCTACCTTACCGTGTAGCTGATGACCTCAAACCTCCAGGTTGTCCCACATACGAAGAGTTCTATCGCCATGGTCACTGGCTGCTAGACGGCCAGCCTCACTCTGTTAAAGACACTGTTGACGTGAACAGGCAAACTTTTGAGAAGGAATGTCAAGACATCACACATTCGGACAATGACATTGTAAACCAAGACATCCTTGAAGATGCCTGGTGCCAAATGTGTCCCGATCAATGTCTGGAAGATTTGGAATGTGACGAGGAAATGAGGCTACGCGTGAAAACCGTGGATGAAGACACTGATGACAATCCAGACATCCCTGACAGTGGTGCCCAGGGAAGTCGTTTTGAGGCACATGCTAACTCCATGTGTCGCCCTGATGCACTTAACCTCCTCAGATCACTGAACGTCCAACAGAGAGACATCTTCTACCATCTTCTACCAAGTCAGACATTGGTGCCATGCCAAAGTCAATGGCCAACACCTTTCCATGTCTTCATCACTGGCGGTGCTGGCACAGGGAAAACACACCTCATCAAGGCCATTCAATATGAAGCCACTAGATTGTTGTCCCAGGTTGCTAGTTCACCGGACAAAGTCACCGTCTTGTTGACTGCCCCAACTGGCATTGCTGCTTATTCCATCCAAGCCACCACAATACATAGCACATTGTCTATAGGCATGAATGTGAAACTCCCCTACATGCCCTTAGGCGAGGCCAAACTCAGTACCTTACGTACTGAATTAAACGACCTGCAGATCCTGGTGATAGATGAAATCTCTATGGTCAGTCATAACTTGCTGGCCTACATTCACGGCAGGCTTCGCCAAATTATGCAACCCGGGGATCATTCGCCATTTGGAAACGTCTGTGTCATAGCTGTGGGAGACTTTTTCCAGCTCAGCCCAGTTCAAGCCAAGGCCTTGTATTTGGAGGCACCACTATGTGATTTATGGAATGGCAATTTCTCCATCGCACAGTTGACCACCATTGTACGCCAACAAGACATTGTCTTTGCCGAAATGTTGAACAGACTGCGTACAAGACTCAAAACCACCGCCCTTCATCCAAGTGACATCGCACTGTTGAAAAACTGTGAAACCGGACTCGCCAGCTCGGCCTTGCATATTTTTCCCACCAACGCACAAGTCAACGCACACAACATCATCCAGTTAGGCGCCACATGTCCAGACCACTTGTGTGTGCAGGCACTGGATTATGAGAAAAATCCAAAAACCAAACTCATGCAATTGAAACAGGGCCACTTCAAACATGTCTACCAATCCATTCTACCCGAGTCCTTGGACATAGGACATGGAGCACGTGTCATGCTGATCAAAAACATCGATGTGTCTGACGGATTGGTGAACAGAGTGTGCGGCGAAGTCATGAACATTGTCATGAATGACAGCAAAACCTCTGACAACACTGTCTTTGTGAAATTTGACTCTGACAAGGTGGGAAGTCACCGAAGGACGCGTTCCCCTAAATCTCCTGCACACATTTCAGCTACTCCCATACACATGGAGGAGGAAAGGTTTGGCGGCAAGGGGCAATTGCGCAAACAGTTTCCATTGAAGTTGGCATGGGCTTGTACTGTCCACAAGGTGCAAGGACTAACTGTAGACCAAGCCGTCATTTCCCTTAAAGGCGTGTTTGCACCGGGACAGTCATATGTGGCTTTGAGCTGTGTTAGCAGCTTACTTGGCCTGACACTGCAGGACTTCAAAGACAGCGCCATCTATTGCAAACCCAATATTCAAGACTCCCTTGCAGGCATGGCATCATTTGTACCCATCAGTACTACACCCACACAGAACACTCTGTCATTCTCAATATTCTCTATGAATGTTCAGAGCTTGCCCAGTCATTTACCTGATCTAACACTTGCTGTTCAGCCATTTCCCTATAGCTGTGTGGCTGTCACAGAGACATGGTTACCTCACACTGTCACACCTGACACTACCCGCATTCCAAACTACACATTTCACAGTATGCCACGTTGTAAGGCCTACAACACACCGGACCCGGTTTTGGCAGCATACAAGGACCAACAAGGTGGCGGCGTTGGGATCTACTGCCGAGACCATTTATATTACACCAAACTGGATCTTCCCAACCTCAACATTGAATGCATTGCCTGTCATTTCACCGAAGACAATTTCATTGTTGCGGTTGTTTATCGACCACCAAACTATCCCATGACACAGTTCAAAACCAACATGCCCCAGTTGACCAATGCCCTCAATGCCACATCAAACAACATTGTCATGTTGGGGGACTTCAACCAAGATCTGCTCAAATCCACTTCAATGTCCACATTCATGACAACCCTTGGATACTCCCAACTGGTATCTGAACCCACAACAGAAAAGGGAACATTGATCGATCATGTATATCTCACAAATACAAGTCCATACCTGGGAGAAACCACGGTCAAGCCAATGTACTTCAGCACTCATGAAGCAGTTCAATGTCTACTAAGAAAGCGGTCCTAA